A genomic window from Bradyrhizobium lupini includes:
- a CDS encoding transposase, with protein MTISRAEVITSVERRRRWSQVEKERLVAASLEPGACVSEVARMAGLHVSQLFRWRKELCKHAEASIAPFVPVEIGPSVPPREVAEAPLTTTAARRRKSLGIIEIDLGSGHRIRVDGDVDGDALRRVLDALVRR; from the coding sequence ATGACGATTTCGAGGGCGGAGGTGATCACATCGGTCGAGCGGCGGCGCCGGTGGTCGCAGGTTGAGAAGGAACGGCTTGTTGCAGCATCGCTCGAGCCCGGAGCCTGCGTTTCCGAGGTGGCTCGCATGGCTGGCCTTCATGTGAGCCAGCTGTTTAGGTGGCGCAAAGAGCTTTGCAAGCACGCTGAAGCGAGTATAGCGCCGTTCGTGCCGGTCGAGATTGGGCCGTCTGTGCCGCCGCGGGAGGTGGCCGAAGCGCCGCTGACGACGACGGCGGCGCGTCGACGGAAGAGCCTGGGCATCATCGAGATCGACCTTGGTAGCGGGCACCGCATCCGGGTCGATGGCGACGTTGATGGAGACGCACTACGTCGCGTTCTCGATGCTTTGGTACGCCGATGA
- a CDS encoding transposase yields the protein MRIIEETLAPGAVVTEIARRHGISTSLVFTWRRRARLASVVSAGPKLVPVQLTPGATESVPSIEAPAVISPRRRRGLIEIELGGGKRVSVDENVDADALGRVLDVLSRR from the coding sequence ATGCGGATCATCGAAGAGACGCTGGCGCCCGGCGCGGTTGTGACGGAGATCGCGCGGCGGCACGGCATTTCGACGAGTTTGGTGTTCACGTGGCGGCGGCGGGCGCGCCTGGCGAGTGTCGTTTCGGCGGGACCGAAGCTTGTCCCTGTTCAGCTCACCCCGGGTGCGACCGAAAGCGTTCCATCGATTGAAGCCCCAGCGGTGATTTCGCCCCGGAGGCGCCGGGGCCTGATCGAGATCGAACTCGGTGGCGGCAAGCGTGTCAGCGTTGACGAGAACGTCGATGCTGACGCGTTGGGGCGGGTCCTTGATGTTCTGAGCCGGCGATGA
- a CDS encoding ABC transporter permease subunit: MALSLGMPNWTLSNFLRIGADPAYVKVLRTTVEISVPVTALALVLAYPIAYALATRGSILRVFLLMAVVLPYFTSVLVRTFAWIILLGRGGVINDVLLKLGFVSQPISMLYNRFTVIMGMTQIIMPLMILPIYTVMSSVDQRLLRAARANGASALAAFLTVFLPLSLPGVLAAVLLVFISCLGFYITPALLGGLSDVTITMEIYNQVVDQLNWSFGSALSMVLLAAVLAILWIGSRFFPIDRLLGLSDDENASLVAVRQPLGRSWLMHIGSAANALDRWLPSIGGYGVSIASSLMGALLLLPVLGVVYLSFSSSPYFEFPAPGYSLHNYQAYLSDMHWIRATLTSVRVALMATAIATVLGTTLAFGLARGRVPGRKAIVALVIAPIIVPTIVVAVATYFLLARVGLQGTEFGLALGQAVYSIPFVVVIVAANLRDLNPAYERAARSLGAGPVATIRTIVAPLIMPSLVVAAFFAFLNSFDDVVYVLFLGIGRISTLPMLMWQSIRQSVNPTISAVATLQVALAAIVIAANALSRYRRRT; the protein is encoded by the coding sequence TTGGCGCTTTCACTTGGAATGCCCAATTGGACCCTTTCGAATTTTTTGCGTATCGGCGCGGATCCCGCCTATGTGAAGGTTCTGCGTACAACAGTTGAGATAAGTGTGCCTGTGACCGCGCTGGCCTTGGTGCTGGCGTACCCAATCGCCTACGCATTGGCCACGCGAGGATCGATCCTGCGTGTCTTCCTCCTCATGGCAGTCGTGTTGCCGTATTTCACGAGCGTCTTGGTTCGGACCTTTGCCTGGATCATTCTTTTGGGACGAGGCGGGGTAATCAACGACGTCCTGCTCAAACTTGGCTTCGTCTCTCAGCCAATCTCGATGCTCTACAACCGTTTTACTGTAATCATGGGCATGACCCAAATTATCATGCCCCTCATGATCCTGCCTATTTATACGGTCATGTCGAGCGTTGATCAGAGACTGTTGCGTGCTGCAAGGGCGAACGGCGCGAGTGCGCTCGCGGCCTTTCTAACCGTTTTCCTGCCGCTCAGCTTGCCAGGCGTGTTGGCCGCCGTGTTGCTGGTCTTTATCAGTTGCCTCGGCTTTTACATAACGCCAGCATTGCTTGGAGGTTTGTCTGACGTCACGATAACAATGGAAATTTATAATCAGGTGGTTGATCAGCTCAATTGGAGCTTTGGATCGGCACTGTCCATGGTTCTTCTAGCGGCGGTATTGGCAATTCTGTGGATCGGTTCCCGCTTCTTTCCCATCGATCGGCTTCTGGGATTGTCGGACGACGAGAATGCATCGCTTGTGGCTGTCCGCCAGCCCCTGGGGAGATCCTGGCTGATGCATATTGGCTCGGCAGCCAACGCGCTCGACCGATGGCTTCCCTCGATCGGAGGCTATGGCGTCTCGATTGCTTCGAGCCTGATGGGAGCGCTTCTTCTGCTCCCGGTGCTAGGCGTGGTCTATCTGTCGTTCAGCTCGTCGCCCTATTTCGAATTTCCGGCGCCAGGTTACTCGCTCCACAATTACCAGGCCTATCTCTCTGACATGCATTGGATACGCGCTACGCTGACCAGCGTCCGTGTCGCGTTGATGGCAACCGCGATAGCAACAGTGCTTGGAACCACGCTGGCTTTCGGTCTTGCTCGTGGTCGTGTGCCCGGACGCAAAGCAATTGTCGCACTTGTCATCGCCCCAATCATCGTACCAACGATTGTGGTGGCGGTTGCCACCTACTTCCTGCTCGCGCGGGTGGGGCTTCAAGGCACAGAGTTCGGATTGGCGCTTGGTCAGGCGGTCTACTCCATCCCTTTCGTGGTCGTGATCGTAGCTGCCAATCTTCGTGACCTCAACCCGGCATATGAGCGTGCGGCCCGCAGCCTTGGCGCGGGACCGGTTGCGACCATCCGAACCATCGTCGCACCGCTGATTATGCCGTCGTTGGTCGTAGCCGCCTTTTTCGCCTTTCTGAATTCGTTTGACGATGTTGTCTATGTTCTGTTTCTAGGCATCGGGAGGATCAGTACTTTGCCTATGCTCATGTGGCAAAGCATCAGACAAAGTGTAAATCCGACCATATCAGCGGTGGCCACTCTGCAGGTTGCATTGGCAGCGATTGTCATCGCCGCCAATGCCCTATCGAGGTATCGAAGAAGGACCTGA
- a CDS encoding porin, protein MKLTKGLILGSAALFAGAGAQAADLPVKAKAVEYVKICSLYGAGFYYIPGTDTCIKLGGYLRVDGTFGTNADFDAASSGVNGARNRLSNYYGTLARQDLQIDTRTATEYGVVRTFAELVFTWTSGSYTGAGTTAVNGQTAYNGSNPAGSGGGQVAGGKLGIYYAFIQFAGFTFGKAESQFRTPWGEYPANNMELPGSAGWDPVNQISYTADFGQGITASFSAQDQVPNYQGNVWNVSGATAAGLATGAYGANDLGGSRAPDLVARVRVDQAWGLFQASFAAHDNHTGYYGADETTGYAGDKWGWAGQLALSIKNLPTGAGDTVNLTAVYTNGASRYNFHDYMGSTFAMYGGTSAAGAYQSLGLAGVSDSVFVTGAGQQLTRTYGFNGGFTHNWDPYWNTSLFGGWAAVRYNNTAKGYICGTFVTTLALSTGVAGCNPDFNYAVVGTKTSWSPVKNLTFTGELSYMLLDQKYVGGSTFTLPLQSSIAKPAAAYELKDQGSLQLLLRAQRNF, encoded by the coding sequence ATGAAACTAACAAAAGGTCTCATCCTCGGTTCTGCGGCACTGTTCGCGGGCGCCGGGGCACAGGCAGCCGATCTGCCTGTCAAGGCTAAGGCCGTTGAGTACGTGAAAATCTGCTCACTTTACGGTGCAGGTTTCTATTATATCCCCGGCACCGACACATGCATCAAGCTGGGTGGTTATTTGCGTGTCGACGGCACATTCGGCACGAACGCCGACTTTGATGCTGCCAGCAGTGGTGTTAACGGGGCGCGGAACCGACTGAGCAATTACTACGGGACTCTTGCCCGTCAGGACCTTCAGATCGACACCCGGACTGCGACCGAATACGGTGTGGTCCGGACCTTCGCCGAGCTGGTGTTCACCTGGACGTCCGGCAGTTATACTGGTGCTGGCACGACCGCCGTGAATGGCCAGACCGCGTACAATGGCAGCAACCCCGCAGGAAGCGGTGGCGGCCAGGTTGCCGGCGGTAAGCTTGGTATCTACTACGCCTTCATCCAGTTCGCCGGCTTCACATTCGGCAAAGCGGAATCGCAGTTCCGAACGCCGTGGGGCGAATATCCGGCGAACAACATGGAGTTGCCGGGTAGCGCCGGCTGGGACCCTGTGAACCAGATCTCTTACACTGCGGATTTTGGCCAGGGCATTACGGCTTCATTCTCGGCCCAGGACCAGGTTCCCAATTATCAGGGTAACGTCTGGAACGTCAGCGGCGCAACCGCTGCAGGTCTTGCAACCGGCGCCTACGGTGCCAACGACCTCGGCGGGTCACGAGCTCCCGACCTTGTCGCGCGTGTTCGCGTCGATCAGGCTTGGGGTCTTTTCCAGGCATCATTCGCCGCGCATGACAACCATACGGGATACTACGGCGCCGACGAAACGACTGGGTATGCAGGAGACAAGTGGGGCTGGGCTGGACAGCTGGCATTGTCGATCAAGAACCTGCCCACCGGCGCTGGCGATACGGTCAACCTGACGGCCGTGTATACGAACGGTGCGAGCCGCTACAACTTCCATGACTATATGGGGAGCACCTTCGCGATGTACGGCGGCACGAGTGCCGCGGGTGCGTACCAAAGCCTCGGACTTGCCGGTGTTTCTGATTCTGTGTTCGTCACCGGTGCCGGACAGCAGCTGACGAGGACCTATGGCTTCAATGGTGGCTTCACGCACAACTGGGACCCATACTGGAACACGTCACTTTTCGGTGGGTGGGCGGCTGTACGCTACAACAACACGGCCAAGGGCTACATCTGTGGAACGTTTGTCACGACCCTAGCTCTCTCGACCGGGGTCGCAGGCTGCAATCCCGACTTCAACTATGCAGTCGTTGGTACGAAGACGTCCTGGAGTCCGGTCAAGAACCTCACGTTCACGGGCGAGCTTTCGTACATGTTGCTCGATCAGAAGTACGTGGGGGGAAGCACCTTTACCCTTCCGTTGCAGTCGAGCATCGCCAAACCTGCCGCGGCATATGAGCTCAAGGATCAAGGCAGCCTTCAGTTGCTGCTTCGAGCTCAACGCAACTTCTGA
- a CDS encoding ABC transporter substrate-binding protein — protein sequence MSDQTNTAPKTSGLDRRSVLRAAAAAMAIPAVARATAAFAKEKLSGSGEVVVFVWGGSTTEAVRKNVFEPFTSTTGIKVSDVVGDIAEPQVKAMNQAGRVDWDIAPIQASTYPAMSQAGMFVPIDYSLWDDESIEGVPKAVRMKDAFPVIQSGQVLAYDERVFGKNGPKNWADFWNVKAFPGPRGLYAPIGKFSIIPALLADGVAKTDIWPLTDDKIDRAFKKLDEIKPHVAKWWTSGGESGQLLVNREYVMTTAYEATIIVLARQGAPLGMVWDNTPVNYTYWTVLKGGPNNENAQKLIAFVNRAKIAAGWTLSLPEPGPNVHQLQYLPSDLVPLLSISHPDSLIIEDSAWLGTMRPDGKTNYDHIQERWLAWRAR from the coding sequence ATGAGCGATCAAACCAACACTGCACCTAAAACTTCCGGCCTCGATCGCCGGAGTGTCCTGCGGGCCGCTGCCGCCGCAATGGCGATCCCTGCGGTTGCGCGAGCTACGGCCGCCTTTGCAAAGGAGAAGCTCTCCGGTAGCGGCGAAGTCGTTGTGTTTGTGTGGGGCGGTTCAACCACCGAAGCAGTACGTAAAAACGTATTCGAACCCTTCACCAGTACGACTGGCATCAAAGTTAGCGACGTGGTGGGTGATATTGCCGAGCCCCAGGTCAAGGCAATGAACCAAGCCGGCCGTGTGGATTGGGACATCGCCCCGATACAGGCGTCCACCTATCCGGCGATGAGCCAGGCCGGTATGTTCGTTCCGATCGACTATAGCCTCTGGGACGACGAATCGATCGAAGGCGTACCTAAAGCCGTGCGCATGAAAGACGCATTCCCCGTGATCCAATCGGGCCAGGTGCTGGCTTATGACGAGCGCGTATTCGGAAAGAATGGACCAAAGAACTGGGCCGATTTCTGGAACGTCAAGGCTTTCCCTGGGCCGCGCGGCCTCTACGCTCCTATCGGCAAGTTCAGCATCATTCCCGCATTGTTGGCCGACGGCGTCGCTAAGACCGACATCTGGCCGCTGACGGACGACAAAATTGATCGAGCATTCAAAAAGCTCGACGAAATTAAACCGCACGTGGCGAAGTGGTGGACATCCGGTGGTGAATCGGGCCAGCTCCTTGTCAATCGCGAGTATGTGATGACCACTGCCTATGAAGCTACCATAATTGTGCTAGCCCGGCAGGGAGCGCCGCTGGGAATGGTGTGGGACAACACGCCTGTCAATTACACGTACTGGACGGTACTCAAGGGCGGGCCGAACAACGAAAATGCGCAAAAGCTGATCGCATTTGTGAATCGAGCAAAAATTGCTGCCGGCTGGACGTTGAGCTTGCCCGAGCCTGGTCCGAATGTGCATCAGCTCCAATATCTCCCGTCCGATCTGGTCCCGCTGCTCAGCATCAGCCACCCCGATAGCTTGATCATTGAGGACTCCGCTTGGCTTGGCACGATGCGGCCGGACGGCAAAACCAATTACGATCACATTCAGGAGCGGTGGCTGGCGTGGCGGGCACGATAA
- the tnpB gene encoding IS66 family insertion sequence element accessory protein TnpB (TnpB, as the term is used for proteins encoded by IS66 family insertion elements, is considered an accessory protein, since TnpC, encoded by a neighboring gene, is a DDE family transposase.) yields MIPIPGGVRVWIATGRTDMRRGMQGLALQVQESLKRDPHAGDLYIFRGRRGDLAKILWHDGIGLSLYAKRLDRGKFIWPSASGDAVSISAAQMAYMLEGIDWRNPQLTWRPTRAG; encoded by the coding sequence ATGATCCCGATACCGGGTGGCGTCAGAGTCTGGATCGCAACCGGCCGCACCGACATGCGTCGCGGCATGCAGGGTCTGGCTTTGCAGGTTCAGGAGAGCCTGAAGCGGGATCCCCACGCCGGAGATCTCTATATCTTCCGAGGCCGGCGTGGCGATTTGGCAAAGATCCTCTGGCATGACGGGATCGGGCTGTCGCTCTATGCGAAACGCTTGGATCGCGGAAAGTTCATCTGGCCTTCGGCGTCAGGTGACGCGGTGTCGATCTCGGCGGCGCAGATGGCGTACATGCTCGAAGGGATCGATTGGCGCAATCCACAACTGACGTGGCGGCCGACAAGGGCGGGATGA
- a CDS encoding MarR family winged helix-turn-helix transcriptional regulator: MWRKDQMGDEDQLDKAVTEFIWNIVEIHSQLEEIHKTWADMMGISEPQWLILMAIDEIDEGRGVSGIAVANKLRIHPAFVTNQTKKLEEKRFLSRVTSRDDARFLQISLTEEARAEIANLSSKRQALNLTMFAGLDEASLDYLNKRLASIAKNSGLASKKLSIGAL, encoded by the coding sequence ATGTGGCGGAAAGACCAAATGGGCGATGAAGATCAATTAGATAAGGCTGTTACGGAGTTCATCTGGAACATCGTTGAGATCCACTCCCAGCTGGAGGAGATACACAAGACGTGGGCCGACATGATGGGAATAAGCGAGCCCCAATGGTTGATTCTGATGGCTATCGATGAAATCGATGAGGGTCGCGGGGTTTCTGGGATTGCGGTAGCAAACAAGCTTCGGATCCACCCGGCGTTCGTTACGAACCAAACGAAAAAGCTTGAAGAGAAGCGATTTCTATCTCGCGTGACATCCCGTGACGACGCACGTTTCCTGCAGATCTCGCTGACCGAAGAGGCGCGGGCGGAAATTGCGAACCTCTCAAGCAAGAGGCAGGCTCTCAATTTGACGATGTTCGCCGGGCTAGACGAGGCATCCCTTGACTATCTTAACAAGCGGTTGGCTTCGATCGCCAAGAACAGCGGGCTGGCCTCTAAAAAACTGAGTATAGGCGCACTGTAG
- the tnpB gene encoding IS66 family insertion sequence element accessory protein TnpB (TnpB, as the term is used for proteins encoded by IS66 family insertion elements, is considered an accessory protein, since TnpC, encoded by a neighboring gene, is a DDE family transposase.), giving the protein MIPVPTGARVWLATGYTDMRRGFPTLALQVQEVLRKDPLSGHLFVFRGRRSDLVKVIWHDGQGACLFTKRLERGRFIWPSVAGEAVTISPAQMSYLLSGIDWRNPQEAQRPTRIG; this is encoded by the coding sequence ATGATCCCGGTTCCGACGGGCGCGCGCGTGTGGCTTGCGACAGGCTACACGGACATGCGCCGAGGCTTTCCAACGCTGGCACTCCAGGTGCAGGAGGTGCTGCGCAAGGACCCGCTCAGCGGTCATCTGTTTGTCTTCCGCGGTCGCCGAAGCGATCTTGTGAAGGTGATCTGGCACGATGGCCAGGGAGCATGCCTGTTCACCAAAAGACTGGAGAGAGGGCGGTTCATCTGGCCTTCGGTTGCCGGCGAAGCAGTGACGATCTCTCCGGCGCAGATGAGCTACCTGTTGTCCGGAATCGATTGGCGCAACCCGCAAGAAGCCCAGCGTCCGACGCGGATCGGATAG
- a CDS encoding IS66 family transposase (programmed frameshift), whose product MISKPDELPSDLVSALAALQGEREARLLAEAVAASARAELSDNAALIAHLELRIEKLKRELYGQRSERTARLIEQLELELEELATTASEDELAAQAAAAKTQSVRAFTRKRPVRKPWPDDIEHERIVIEAPTSCACCGGSRLAKIGEDVTKTLEEIPRRFKVIETVREKFTCRDCEKISQPPAPFHATPRGFIGPQLLATILFDKFGMHIPLNRQSARFKAEGIDLPLSTLADQVGHGTFAVMPLFHYIERHVLAAERLHGDDTIRILAKGKCKTGRIWTYVRDDRPFAGPAPPAAVFYASSDRRGEHPQKHLAAFTGILQADCYNGFEPLFDPQKKVLPITPAFCFAHARRGFFELADIEKNAWEGHRGKPVSPIALEAVRRLDALFEIERAINGRGADERCAVRHEKSKPLLEDMHAWLLLQREPLSRSSEVLKPMNYMLRRWDHFARFLDDGRICLTNNCAERALRGIALGRRNWTFAGSLRGADRAAIMLTMITTCRLNDVDPKAWLADIVARIADLPVSRLHELLPWEWKLLRQGDTPADQQAA is encoded by the exons ATGATATCGAAGCCGGACGAACTTCCATCGGACCTTGTGAGTGCCCTGGCGGCGCTGCAGGGCGAGCGTGAGGCGCGGCTGCTCGCCGAGGCGGTGGCTGCCAGTGCGCGGGCGGAGCTGTCGGACAACGCGGCGCTGATCGCGCATCTCGAGCTGCGGATCGAGAAGCTCAAGCGCGAACTGTACGGGCAGCGCTCCGAGCGCACGGCGCGTCTGATCGAACAATTGGAATTGGAACTCGAAGAACTCGCCACCACGGCGAGCGAGGATGAGCTTGCGGCTCAGGCCGCGGCGGCGAAGACCCAGAGCGTGCGCGCCTTCACGCGCAAGCGGCCGGTACGCAAGCCCTGGCCGGACGACATCGAACACGAGCGCATCGTTATCGAGGCTCCGACGAGCTGCGCCTGCTGCGGCGGATCGCGGCTGGCGAAGATCGGCGAGGATGTGACCAAGACGCTGGAGGAGATCCCGCGCCGCTTCAAGGTCATCGAGACAGTGCGCGAGAAGTTCACCTGCCGCGATTGCGAGAAGATCAGCCAGCCGCCGGCGCCGTTCCATGCCACGCCGCGCGGCTTCATCGGCCCACAATTGCTGGCGACGATTCTGTTCGACAAGTTCGGCATGCACATCCCGCTTAATCGCCAGAGTGCGCGCTTTAAGGCCGAGGGGATCGACCTGCCATTGTCGACGCTGGCCGACCAGGTCGGCCACGGGACCTTCGCCGTCATGCCGCTCTTCCACTA TATCGAACGCCATGTGCTTGCTGCCGAGCGCCTGCATGGCGACGACACCATCCGCATCCTGGCGAAGGGCAAGTGCAAGACCGGTCGGATCTGGACATATGTGCGGGATGACCGGCCCTTCGCCGGGCCAGCGCCACCGGCGGCGGTCTTTTACGCCTCGAGCGACCGTCGAGGCGAGCATCCACAGAAGCATCTGGCCGCCTTCACCGGTATCCTGCAAGCTGATTGCTACAACGGCTTCGAGCCGTTGTTCGATCCGCAGAAGAAGGTGCTGCCGATTACGCCGGCGTTTTGCTTCGCCCACGCGCGGCGGGGCTTCTTCGAGCTGGCCGACATCGAGAAGAACGCCTGGGAAGGCCACAGGGGCAAACCCGTCTCGCCGATCGCGTTGGAGGCGGTCAGACGCCTCGACGCTTTGTTCGAGATCGAGCGCGCCATCAACGGCCGCGGCGCCGACGAGCGGTGCGCCGTGCGCCACGAAAAGAGCAAGCCGCTTCTCGAGGACATGCATGCCTGGCTGCTCCTCCAGCGCGAACCCCTCTCGCGCTCCTCCGAGGTCCTGAAGCCCATGAATTACATGCTCAGGCGCTGGGACCACTTCGCCCGCTTCCTCGACGATGGCAGGATCTGCTTGACCAACAATTGTGCTGAGCGCGCATTGAGAGGCATCGCCCTGGGAAGGCGCAATTGGACCTTCGCCGGCAGCCTGCGCGGTGCCGACCGCGCCGCCATCATGCTGACAATGATCACCACCTGTCGTCTTAACGATGTCGATCCCAAGGCCTGGCTCGCCGATATCGTCGCCCGTATCGCCGATCTTCCCGTATCGCGTCTGCACGAACTGCTGCCCTGGGAATGGAAGCTCCTCCGCCAAGGCGACACTCCCGCCGATCAGCAGGCTGCCTGA
- a CDS encoding 7-keto-8-aminopelargonate synthetase: protein MENEPQEKLLSSEPGRPRQGVHLNTADGLSTTGRTSSLSKRWYNRRQVIDFARRSYLGLDNHPLIVGGAIEAVQANRSFSSFAARTPFERDLVVELEEELSEMFRARVICFSSLLLASLEATRFLGSGQLTSGRKPIIVFDRALHDSLVCHKPVVSDEVHVETIAHNDVNDLKRLCRDNPAVVYVCGDIYPMGAHSRLTELRRLQERYGLFLNVHDAHGISIFGRQGQGFARSQFPQMLGERTIIAASLAEGFGASGGLLMLGTSQNEALCRRYIASGSFSEAPNRAAVGAALASCKIHRSAELGERQQRLVQRIGFFDRRLATAEQGNSLPIRTIIIGSEANAIEVARRLRDSGFRTSVTFFPKCGDGTAGIRVFITSEHEVCDIERLCDGILETIVQTTGKPYPLR from the coding sequence ATGGAAAATGAACCACAAGAAAAGCTGTTAAGTTCAGAACCTGGCCGCCCGAGACAAGGCGTTCATCTCAACACCGCCGATGGACTTTCTACAACCGGGCGCACCAGTTCTCTAAGCAAACGTTGGTACAACCGTCGGCAGGTAATTGATTTCGCGCGACGCTCTTACCTGGGCCTCGACAATCATCCGCTGATCGTCGGTGGGGCGATCGAGGCGGTCCAGGCGAACCGCTCATTCAGTTCGTTCGCGGCCCGAACGCCTTTTGAACGCGATCTTGTGGTAGAGCTGGAAGAAGAGCTGTCCGAAATGTTTCGCGCGCGCGTGATATGTTTCTCCAGTCTTCTGCTTGCCAGCTTGGAGGCGACCCGCTTTCTTGGTTCGGGCCAACTGACGAGCGGAAGGAAGCCGATTATCGTGTTTGACCGAGCTCTGCACGACTCGCTGGTCTGTCACAAGCCGGTTGTTTCTGACGAAGTCCACGTGGAAACGATCGCACACAATGATGTCAACGATCTCAAACGGCTGTGCCGCGACAATCCCGCGGTCGTCTATGTATGTGGTGATATTTACCCCATGGGAGCCCACTCACGGCTGACTGAATTGCGTCGGCTCCAAGAACGTTACGGGCTGTTTCTCAATGTCCACGATGCTCATGGCATATCGATCTTCGGGCGCCAAGGCCAAGGGTTTGCTCGGTCTCAGTTTCCGCAAATGCTCGGCGAGCGAACAATCATAGCGGCCTCGTTAGCAGAGGGATTCGGCGCATCTGGAGGCCTGTTAATGCTCGGAACGAGCCAGAACGAGGCTCTGTGCCGAAGATACATCGCTTCGGGTTCGTTTTCAGAGGCACCCAATCGGGCCGCGGTTGGCGCGGCACTTGCGTCATGCAAAATTCACCGGTCGGCAGAACTCGGCGAGCGGCAGCAGCGATTGGTACAACGCATCGGCTTCTTTGACCGTCGTCTCGCTACGGCCGAACAAGGCAATTCACTTCCGATTAGAACGATCATCATTGGGTCGGAGGCCAATGCGATTGAAGTCGCTCGACGGCTTCGCGACAGTGGTTTCCGCACCTCAGTGACGTTCTTCCCAAAGTGCGGTGACGGGACGGCCGGGATCCGGGTGTTTATTACATCTGAGCATGAGGTTTGCGACATTGAGCGGCTGTGCGACGGGATCTTGGAAACAATCGTACAAACAACTGGAAAGCCCTACCCTCTGAGATGA
- a CDS encoding transposase: MSNNAAERELGAVAVGRKNWTFAASDEGGRRAAAIYSLIATAKLNDIDPQARRAGAPTGSPCQAHARTHALELATSERRLGRINAVSYPLKMT; the protein is encoded by the coding sequence ATGTCGAACAATGCTGCTGAGCGTGAGCTAGGGGCGGTCGCCGTGGGACGAAAAAATTGGACCTTTGCCGCGTCCGACGAGGGCGGCCGGCGTGCGGCTGCCATCTACAGCCTCATCGCCACCGCCAAACTCAATGACATCGACCCGCAGGCTCGACGTGCTGGCGCGCCTACCGGATCACCCTGCCAAGCGCATGCACGAACGCACGCCCTGGAATTGGCGACCTCAGAACGTCGCTTAGGCCGCATAAACGCAGTCAGCTATCCACTCAAGATGACGTAA